From the genome of Triticum aestivum cultivar Chinese Spring chromosome 3B, IWGSC CS RefSeq v2.1, whole genome shotgun sequence, one region includes:
- the LOC123070320 gene encoding NAC domain-containing protein 73 yields MTWCNSFNDVRAVENNLASAAAVAAAAAKKQQHHQQQASSHVSLVRTCPACGHHAQYEQLQAAATIQDLPGLPAGVKFDPTDQELLEHLEGKARLDTRKLHPLIHEFIPAIEGENGICYTHPERLPGVGKDGLIRHFFHRPSKAYTTGTRKRRKVHTDEQGGETRWHKTGKTRPVFTEGKLKGYKKILVLYTNYGKQRKPEKTNWVMHQYHLGSDEEEKDGELVVSKVFYQTQPRQCGGSTAAAVRDAAITAGNIITGGGAGATSDHHRHHHEDGHNNNMLKEAAGMVDFYSPTAAALIGYSSQAAPPNNRAAAAAAAASAHLMPNFEVHTGGTGFGP; encoded by the exons ATGACATGGTGCAATAGCTTCAACGACGTGCGCGCCGTGGAGAACAACCTGGCCTCCGCCGCGGCCGTCGCGGCGGCGGCAGCCAAGaagcagcagcaccaccagcaGCAGGCCTCCTCCCACGTCAGCCTCGTCAGGACGTGCCCCGCCTGCGGCCACCACGCGCAGTATGAACAG TTGCAGGCGGCGGCGACGATACAGGATCTGCCTGGGCTGCCGGCCGGCGTCAAGTTCGACCCGACGGACCAGGAGCTGCTGGAGCACCTGGAGGGGAAGGCGAGGCTGGACACGCGCAAGCTCCACCCGCTCATCCACGAGTTCATCCCGGCGATCGAGGGAGAGAACGGCATTTGCTACACCCATCCCGAGAGGCTTCCAG GAGTTGGCAAGGACGGCCTGATCCGCCACTTCTTCCACCGTCCATCAAAGGCGTATACGACGGGGACTAGGAAGCGGCGCAAGGTGCACACCGACGAGCAGGGCGGCGAGACGAGGTGGCACAAAACGGGCAAGACCCGCCCCGTATTCACCGAGGGCAAGCTCAAGGGGTACAAAAAGATCCTCGTCCTCTATACCAACTACGGCAAGCAGCGCAAGCCGGAGaagaccaactgggtgatgcatcaATACCACCTAggctccgatgaggaggagaaGGATGGCGAGCTCGTCGTCTCCAAGGTGTTCTATCAGACGCAGCCACGGCAGTGCGGCGGCTCGACGGCTGCCGCTGTCAGGGACGCCGCCATCACGGCGGGCAATATCATCACGGGCGGCGGTGCAGGTGCAACTAGcgatcatcaccgtcatcaccacGAGGATGGCCACAACAACAATATGCTGAAGGAAGCTGCAGGAATGGTAGATTTCTACAGCCCAACTGCTGCTGCACTAATCGGGTACAGCAGCCAGGCGGCTCCTCCTAACAACAGGGCGGCGGCCGCGGCTGCCGCTGCTTCTGCTCATTTGATGCCTAACTTCGAGGTGCACACGGGAGGGACGGGCTTTGGTCCCTGA